A single Glycine soja cultivar W05 chromosome 14, ASM419377v2, whole genome shotgun sequence DNA region contains:
- the LOC114384605 gene encoding receptor-like protein 43 — protein MGWFPFLVLSFLLSHFPSQTSSLMPFCNHDDASVLLSFKSSFTLDSSSLSNPWCESCHPKTESWENGTNCCLWEGVSCDTKSGHVIGIDLSCSCLQGNKLLEDDWLG, from the exons ATGGGgtggtttccttttcttgtcCTGAGTTTCTTGCTTTCTCATTTTCCTTCACAAACGTCTTCATTGATGCCATTTTGCAACCACGATGACGCCTCCGTCTTGCTTAGCTTCAAGAGCTCATTTACTCTCGATAGCTCTTCTCTCTCTAATCCTTGGTGTGAGTCTTGTCATCCAAAGACAGAATCATGGGAAAATGGTACGAATTGCTGCCTGTGGGAAGGGGTGAGTTGTGACACCAAGTCAGGTCACGTAATTGGCATAGACCTTAGCTGCAGTTGCCTTCAAG GAAATAAGCTCCTCGAAGATGATTGGCTTGGCTAA